The following coding sequences lie in one Arachis ipaensis cultivar K30076 chromosome B05, Araip1.1, whole genome shotgun sequence genomic window:
- the LOC107640698 gene encoding uncharacterized protein LOC107640698: MPLYGKFLKELMTKKRNKMEKETIVLTKECSAMIQKKLPQKMKDPRSFQIPCIIGDISIKKALCDLGAIINLMSLSMMKRMRIEEAKQIRMALQLADKTFKFPYGVVEDLLVKVDDFIFPTDLIVLNMEEEANTSIILGRPFLATAGAIINV; the protein is encoded by the coding sequence ATGCCACTCTATGGTAAATTCTTAAAGGAGCTCATGACTAAGAAAAGGAACAAGATGGAAAAGGAAACTATAGTGCTCAcaaaggaatgcagtgctatgaTACAGAAGAAGCTTCCCCAAAAGATGAAAGATCCTAGAAGCTTTCAAATCCCATGCATCATAGGAGACATTAGCATTAAGAAAGCATTGTGTGACCTAGGAGCTATCATCAACCTTATGTCCTTGTCCATGATGAAGAGAATGAGAATTGAAGAGGCCAAACAAATAAGAATGGCACTTCAACTAGCAGACAAAACATTCAAGTTCCCCTATGGAGTAGTGGAGGACTTGTTAGTCAAGGTGGATGACTTCATCTTCCCAACAGATTTAATAGTGCTTAATATGGAAGAAGAAGCCAATACATCAATCATACTAGGGAGACCATTTTTAGCAACTGCTGGAGCTATAA